A segment of the Amycolatopsis thermophila genome:
CGCTGCCGCTGGCCGTCTACACGCAGGCGGAGGTCGATGTGGACAGTGCGGTCGCACTGGCGCTGCTGCTGATCGTCGTCGCGATCGTGGTCATCGCGGTGGCCCGGCCCCGCGCGCTGGAGGGGAACGTCCGGTGAGCCTGCACGCGGAGATCGAGCTGACGCGCGGCACGTTCGGCCTGTCGGTCGCCTTCGACGTGCCCGCCGGTGCCGTGCTGGCGATCCTCGGGCCGAACGGTTCCGGCAAGTCGAGCATCCTCGGCAGCCTGGCCGGGCTGTTCCGGCCGGACCGCGCGGTGATCACCCTCGGCGGGCGGGACCTGCACGACCTGCCCGCGCACGAGCGTGCGGTGGGGCTGCTGTCCCAGGACCCGCTGCTCTTCCCGCACCTGTCCGTTGTGGACAACGTGGCGTTTTCCCCGCGGTCCACTGGCAAGAGCCGGGCGGAATCCCGCGAGATCGCCCGGCGCTGGCTGGCCGAGGTGGACGCCGCCGAGTTCGCCGAGCGCAAGCCGGGGCAGCTCTCCGGCGGGCAGGCGCAGCGGGTCGCCGTCGCGAGGGCGCTGGCCGGCAGCCCGGACCTGCTGCTGCTCGACGAGCCGCTCGCCGCGCTCGACGTGGACGCGGCGCCGGCGATCCGCGGCCTGCTGCGACGGGTGCTGGCCGCCGACCCGCACCGCGCGACGGTGCTGGTCACGCACGACCCGCTGGACGCGCTCGCCCTGGCCGACCACGTCGTGGTGCTGTCCGCGGGCCGAGTGGTCGAGCGCGGACCGACGCGCGAGGTGCTCGCGGCGCCGCGAACGGCTTTCACCGCGCGGATCGCGGGGCTCAACCTGGTTCCCGGCACCGCGGTCGCCGACGGGCTGCGGACCGCGGACGGCAGCCTGGTGGCCGGGATGCTCGCCGCCGACGCGGTCGCCGGTGAGCCCGCGGTGGCGGTGTTCGAGCCGAGCGCGGTCTCGGTCTACCCCGCGCAGGACGGCCACCCGGGCAGCCCGCGCAACACGATCGGGGCGGTCGTCGGAGCGCTGGAACCACACGGACCGGTGATCCGGGTCCGCGCCGCCGGCGCGGGCTGGGCGGCCGGGCTGTCCGCCGACCTCACCCCGGCCGCGGTCGCCGACCTGCGGCTCGAGCCGGGCGTCGGCGTTCGGCTGGCGATCAAGGCCACCGCGGTGACGGTGCACCCGGCTAGTCTTCAGACATGAGCCGTTGGACGTACCTGACCGACATGGACGGCGTGCTGGTGCACGAGGAGCACCTGGTGCCCGGCGCCGACGAGTTCCTCGCCGAGCTGCGCGCCAACGACACCCCGTTCCTGGTTCTGACCAACAACTCCATCTACACCCCGCGTGACCTGCGGGCCCGGTTGTTGCGCACCGGGCTGGACGTGCCCGAGGAACGCATCTGGACCTCCGCGCTGGCGACCGCGAAGTTCCTGCACAGCCAGCGGCCCGGCGGCTCGGCGTTCGTCATCGGCGAAGCCGGCCTGACCACCGCGCTGCACGAGGCCGGGTACGTGCTCACCGACCGCGACCCGGACTACGTCGTGCTCGGCGAGACCCGCACGTACAGCTTCACCGCCATCACCCGCGCCATCCGGCTCATCGAGGCCGGGGCGAAGTTCATCGCGACCAACCCGGACGCGACCGGGCCGAGCCTCGAGGGCAGCCTGCCGGCGACGGGGTCGATCGCCGCGCTGATCGAGCGGGCGACCGGGCGGCAGCCGTACTTCGTGGGCAAGCCGAACCCGCTGATGATGCGCTCGGCCCTGCGCAGCCTGGGCGCGCACTCCGAGGGCACCGTCATGATCGGCGACCGGATGGACACCGACGTGCACTCCGGGATCGAGGCCGGCCTGCAGACCGTGCTGGTGCTCACCGGCATCTCGACCAAGGAGTCGGCCGAGCGGTACCCGTACCGGCCCACGCTCGTGGTGGATTCGATCGCGGACCTGGTCGGCCGCACGCAGGACCCGTTCGGGGACGGGGCGGTGCTCACCTGACCTGCGGCAACCGCCTATCGTCGAAGGATGAGTGACCATCAGCGCCCCGATGCCCGCACCTACGTCGTCGGCGACGTGCACGGGCATCGGGACGAGCTGGCGGCCGCGCTGCGCCGGATCGGGCTGATCGACGAGGCCGGCGACTGGTCCGGCGGAGACGCGCACCTGTGGTTCCTCGGGGACTTCGTCGACCGCGGCCCGGACGGCATCGGCGCGATCGACCTGGTGATGCGGCTGCACCGGCAGGCCGCGGAAGCCGGCGGGTCGACGCAGACCCTGCTCGGCAACCACGAGATCCTGCTGCTGGGCATGCACCGCTTCGGTGACACCGAGGTGCCGTCCGACTTCGGCCCGCGCAGTTTCGCGCGCAGCTGGGAGATCAACGGCGGGCAGCTGTCCGATCAGGACGCTCTGACCGACGAGCACGTCGAGTGGCTGACCAGCCGCCCGCTCATCGCGCACGCGGCGAACCACCTGCTGATGCACTCGGACACCGTCGAGTACCTCGACTGGGGTGACGACGCCGAGGACATCAACACCACCGTACGGGAGATCCTGGCCGGCGACGACCTGGCCGAGTGGTGGGACGT
Coding sequences within it:
- a CDS encoding sulfate/molybdate ABC transporter ATP-binding protein, encoding MSLHAEIELTRGTFGLSVAFDVPAGAVLAILGPNGSGKSSILGSLAGLFRPDRAVITLGGRDLHDLPAHERAVGLLSQDPLLFPHLSVVDNVAFSPRSTGKSRAESREIARRWLAEVDAAEFAERKPGQLSGGQAQRVAVARALAGSPDLLLLDEPLAALDVDAAPAIRGLLRRVLAADPHRATVLVTHDPLDALALADHVVVLSAGRVVERGPTREVLAAPRTAFTARIAGLNLVPGTAVADGLRTADGSLVAGMLAADAVAGEPAVAVFEPSAVSVYPAQDGHPGSPRNTIGAVVGALEPHGPVIRVRAAGAGWAAGLSADLTPAAVADLRLEPGVGVRLAIKATAVTVHPASLQT
- a CDS encoding HAD-IIA family hydrolase is translated as MSRWTYLTDMDGVLVHEEHLVPGADEFLAELRANDTPFLVLTNNSIYTPRDLRARLLRTGLDVPEERIWTSALATAKFLHSQRPGGSAFVIGEAGLTTALHEAGYVLTDRDPDYVVLGETRTYSFTAITRAIRLIEAGAKFIATNPDATGPSLEGSLPATGSIAALIERATGRQPYFVGKPNPLMMRSALRSLGAHSEGTVMIGDRMDTDVHSGIEAGLQTVLVLTGISTKESAERYPYRPTLVVDSIADLVGRTQDPFGDGAVLT
- a CDS encoding metallophosphoesterase family protein — translated: MSDHQRPDARTYVVGDVHGHRDELAAALRRIGLIDEAGDWSGGDAHLWFLGDFVDRGPDGIGAIDLVMRLHRQAAEAGGSTQTLLGNHEILLLGMHRFGDTEVPSDFGPRSFARSWEINGGQLSDQDALTDEHVEWLTSRPLIAHAANHLLMHSDTVEYLDWGDDAEDINTTVREILAGDDLAEWWDVWRRMTTRYAFRGPHGPDIADYLLEQLGGERIVHGHSVIADQLGIHPSQIEAPYLYAGGKALGIDGGLFVGGPCLVVPLPWRPED